From the Heliangelus exortis chromosome 14, bHelExo1.hap1, whole genome shotgun sequence genome, one window contains:
- the LOC139802361 gene encoding synaptotagmin-like protein 2 isoform X1 translates to MLDLSFLTEEEYEKLMKVLQRDAELKKKDGDRIRRMQGSIKDEKKKKFVTGEWFSEVKAKRFQEDLEGPDLLRASIRRKKGKLENETDEHIRMGLESKAVPSPACPQNTAGIGEERSSTPALDAPEEHEILPEPKQRLFVPLSASHKRPSEHDASSSESDTGASPFMAATNSLHLSRKGHGLSPLSTKLSEDAVPQPSGAGGEAVEGTTAGAKTPSEETYTPSKIPVKRKPSRASPRSEQSVKHTGPAENILTKKELLASPKSLAEEGESSQAGKQSANYTISSMSSKEEDIGLDREHFQNLKNFWEKGADSVMVGNVPEDPRWVEADTQQLKLCRSLSVQSGPGQSSDEKRGVSTKTRTPYKRTITLSSSEEEPSYATTTRKGLVSSIPRSKSKSSLVPRTNSLGESNGKLPSPEEEKVAQCCSKKSRLPVRAPSVKMESPPEEVSGSTSEPGTPTNEFVALEHRKHTAKYPASRVQILIEPVLTDGENDDEEEAGADLGTHDNMEISGELPEEKTCESSDKAAPGEPAGGRGAVQGMDSAVYSEEDGERSPAAQALARANSINLAKSMVNIYTTTETYSKPHLIPHQFLEPERIKELSRSSPLLLSETESDTASEISFQFHKHKKTPSTGSHSSDMASVSSVSGSVLSVYSGDFGSVDAQGTVEFALDYDEKNREFQVHVSQCKDLAVVDEKKGRSDPYVKTYLLPDKARMGKRKTSVKKRTVNPIYNEVLRYKIEKMVLLIQKLNLSVWHNDPLGRNSFLGEIEIDLASWDWSNRRLNWYPLKPRSLSAVNGVDHRGVMNLSIKYVPPGSLGPKNPPSGEVHIWVKDVKDLLQLRPSGVDSFVKCYVLPDTSKKSYQKTRVIKRDINPVFNHTIVYDGFHTEDLKDACVELTVWDHEKLTNHFLGGIRLGLGTGLSYGISVDWMDSTQEEVAFWQEMMSAANEWIEGLLPLRSLAGRKKLK, encoded by the exons ATGTTGGACTTAAGCTTCCTGACTGAGGAGGAGTATGAGAAGCTGATgaaggttctgcagagggatgctgagctgaAGAAGAAGGATGGGGATCGCATCAG GCGAATGCAAGGCTCCATCAAGgatgaaaagaagaagaagTTTGTGACAGGTGAATGGTTTTCAGAAGTGAAGGCAAAAAGGTTTCAGGAAGACTTAGAGGGGCCAGATCTGCTTCGGGCATCGATTAGAAGGAAGAAGGGCAAACTAGAAA ATGAGACTGATGAGCACATCCGGATGGGTCTGGAAAGCAAAGCTGTCCCAAGTCCTGCCTGCCCCCAGAACACTGCTGGGATAGGAGAGGAGAG ATCCAGCACACCTGCTCTTGATGCCCCAGAGGAGCATGAAATCTTGCCAGAACCAAAGCAGAGACTTTTTGTCCCACTGTCTGCATCACACAAG AGACCCAGTGAACATGATGCTTCTTCCTCAGAGAGTGACACTGGAGCAAGTCCATTCATGGCTGCAACAAACAGCTTGCATTTGTCTAGAAAAG GTCATGGACTGTCGCCATTGTCCACCAAGCTTTCAGAGGATGCTGTGCCTCAGCCcagtggggctggaggagaagctgtTGAAGGGACCACAGCGGGAGCAAAAACTCCATCTGAAGAAACTTACACTCCCAGCAAGATACCAGTTAAGAGGAAACCAAGCAGAGCTTCCCCCAGATCTGAGCAGTCTGTGAAACACACGGGGCCAGCAGAGAACATCCTCACAAAGAAAGAGCTGCTAGCAAGCCCTAAATCCCTGGCTGAAGAGggggagagcagccaggctgggaagcaGAGTGCCAACTATACAATCTCATCAATGAGTAGCAAAGAGGAGGATATCGGCCTCGATCGTGAACACTTCCAGAACTTGAAGAACTTCTGGGAGAAAGGAGCAGACTCTGTGATGGTGGGAAATGTGCCAGAGGACCCCAGGTGGGTGGAGGCAGACACTCAGCAGCTCAAGCTGTGCCGCTCGCTCTCTGTGCAGTCTGGGCCAGGCCAGAGCAGTGATGAAAAACGTGGAGTCTCCACCAAAACAAGAACCCCCTACAAAAGGACAATAACCTTGTCTTCTAGCGAGGAAGAACCAAGCTATGCAACCACCACAAGGAAGGGCTTGGTTTCCAGCATTCCTAGATCCAAGAGCAAAAGCAGCCTGGTTCCAAGAACTAACTCTCTGGGTGAAAGTAATGGAAAGCTGCCATCCCCTGAGGAAGAGAAGGTGGCACAGTGCTGCTCCAAGAAATCCAGATTGCCTGTGCGAGCTCCTTCTGTCAAAATGGAGTCACCTCCTGAAGAAGTGTCTGGCAGCACATCTGAGCCAGGGACACCCACAAACGAGTTCGTGGCACTAGAACACCGCAAGCACACAGCCAAGTACCCAGCGAGCAGGGTGCAGATACTGATAGAGCCCGTGCTTACAGATGGTGAAAATGATGAtgaggaagaggcaggagctgaTCTGGGCACTCATGACAACATGGAAATAAGTGGAGAGCTACCTGAGGAAAAAACGTGTGAGTCCTCGGACAAGGCAGCACCTGGGGAACcagctggagggagaggagctgtgCAGGGAATGGACTCGGCTGTTTACTCAG AGGAAGATGGGGAACgttctcctgctgctcaggcaCTGGCCCGAGCAAATAGCATTAATCTTGCAAAGAGCATGGTGAATATTTACACAACCACGGAGA CATACAGTAAACCTCATTTGATACCCCATCAGTTTCTTGAACCTGAAAGAATCAAAGAGCTGAGCCgatcctctcctctcctgttgTCTGAG ACTGAATCAGACACAGCTTCAGAAATCAGCTTCCAGTTTCACAAGCACAAAAAGACTCCCAGCACTGGCAGCCACTCGTCTGACATGGCATCTGTCTCCTCG GTGAGTGGCAGTGTGCTCAGTGTCTACAGTGGTGATTTTGGGAGTGTGGATGCCCAAGGGACTGTGGAGTTTGCTCTGGATTATGATGAGAAGAACCGGGAGTTCCAAGTTCATGTGTCCCAGTGCAAGGACTTGGCTGTTGTGGATGAGAAGAAAGGGAGATCTGACCC gtATGTTAAAACTTACCTGCTCCCAGATAAAGCTAGAATGGGTAAGAGGAAAACTTCAGTGAAGAAGAGGACAGTGAATCCCATTTACAATGAAGTGCTACGG tataaaatagagaaaatggTCTTGCTGATCCAAAAATTAAATCTCTCTGTTTGGCACAATGACCCACTGGGACGTAACAGTTTCTTGGGAGAGATTGAAATAGACTTGGCCAGCTGGGACTGGAGCAACAGGAGACTCAACTGGTACCCGCTGAAGCCCCGA AGCCTTTCTGCTGTTAACGGTGTGGATCATCGAGGAGTGATGAATTTGTCTATTAAGTATGTCCCTCCAGGAAGCCTAG GTCCCAAAAATCCTCCCTCTGGTGAAGTTCACATTTGGGTCAAAGATGTGAAGGATCTGCTACAGCTGCGTCCTTCTGGAGTTGACTCCTTTGTGAAGTG CTATGTGCTGCCAGACACCAGTAAGAAGAGTTACCAAAAGACCCGAGTGATAAAAAGAGACATAAACCCTGTTTTCAATCACACCATTGTGTATGATGGCTTTCACACAGAGGATCTAAAGGATGCTTGTGTTGAACTGACGGTGTGGGATCATGAAAAACTTACCAACCATTTCCTTGGAGGAATCAGGCTGGGCCTTGGGACAG
- the LOC139802361 gene encoding synaptotagmin-like protein 2 isoform X2, whose protein sequence is MLDLSFLTEEEYEKLMKVLQRDAELKKKDGDRIRRMQGSIKDEKKKKFVTGEWFSEVKAKRFQEDLEGPDLLRASIRRKKGKLENETDEHIRMGLESKAVPSPACPQNTAGIGEERSSTPALDAPEEHEILPEPKQRLFVPLSASHKRPSEHDASSSESDTGASPFMAATNSLHLSRKGHGLSPLSTKLSEDAVPQPSGAGGEAVEGTTAGAKTPSEETYTPSKIPVKRKPSRASPRSEQSVKHTGPAENILTKKELLASPKSLAEEGESSQAGKQSANYTISSMSSKEEDIGLDREHFQNLKNFWEKGADSVMVGNVPEDPRWVEADTQQLKLCRSLSVQSGPGQSSDEKRGVSTKTRTPYKRTITLSSSEEEPSYATTTRKGLVSSIPRSKSKSSLVPRTNSLGESNGKLPSPEEEKVAQCCSKKSRLPVRAPSVKMESPPEEVSGSTSEPGTPTNEFVALEHRKHTAKYPASRVQILIEPVLTDGENDDEEEAGADLGTHDNMEISGELPEEKTCESSDKAAPGEPAGGRGAVQGMDSAVYSAYSKPHLIPHQFLEPERIKELSRSSPLLLSETESDTASEISFQFHKHKKTPSTGSHSSDMASVSSVSGSVLSVYSGDFGSVDAQGTVEFALDYDEKNREFQVHVSQCKDLAVVDEKKGRSDPYVKTYLLPDKARMGKRKTSVKKRTVNPIYNEVLRYKIEKMVLLIQKLNLSVWHNDPLGRNSFLGEIEIDLASWDWSNRRLNWYPLKPRSLSAVNGVDHRGVMNLSIKYVPPGSLGPKNPPSGEVHIWVKDVKDLLQLRPSGVDSFVKCYVLPDTSKKSYQKTRVIKRDINPVFNHTIVYDGFHTEDLKDACVELTVWDHEKLTNHFLGGIRLGLGTGLSYGISVDWMDSTQEEVAFWQEMMSAANEWIEGLLPLRSLAGRKKLK, encoded by the exons ATGTTGGACTTAAGCTTCCTGACTGAGGAGGAGTATGAGAAGCTGATgaaggttctgcagagggatgctgagctgaAGAAGAAGGATGGGGATCGCATCAG GCGAATGCAAGGCTCCATCAAGgatgaaaagaagaagaagTTTGTGACAGGTGAATGGTTTTCAGAAGTGAAGGCAAAAAGGTTTCAGGAAGACTTAGAGGGGCCAGATCTGCTTCGGGCATCGATTAGAAGGAAGAAGGGCAAACTAGAAA ATGAGACTGATGAGCACATCCGGATGGGTCTGGAAAGCAAAGCTGTCCCAAGTCCTGCCTGCCCCCAGAACACTGCTGGGATAGGAGAGGAGAG ATCCAGCACACCTGCTCTTGATGCCCCAGAGGAGCATGAAATCTTGCCAGAACCAAAGCAGAGACTTTTTGTCCCACTGTCTGCATCACACAAG AGACCCAGTGAACATGATGCTTCTTCCTCAGAGAGTGACACTGGAGCAAGTCCATTCATGGCTGCAACAAACAGCTTGCATTTGTCTAGAAAAG GTCATGGACTGTCGCCATTGTCCACCAAGCTTTCAGAGGATGCTGTGCCTCAGCCcagtggggctggaggagaagctgtTGAAGGGACCACAGCGGGAGCAAAAACTCCATCTGAAGAAACTTACACTCCCAGCAAGATACCAGTTAAGAGGAAACCAAGCAGAGCTTCCCCCAGATCTGAGCAGTCTGTGAAACACACGGGGCCAGCAGAGAACATCCTCACAAAGAAAGAGCTGCTAGCAAGCCCTAAATCCCTGGCTGAAGAGggggagagcagccaggctgggaagcaGAGTGCCAACTATACAATCTCATCAATGAGTAGCAAAGAGGAGGATATCGGCCTCGATCGTGAACACTTCCAGAACTTGAAGAACTTCTGGGAGAAAGGAGCAGACTCTGTGATGGTGGGAAATGTGCCAGAGGACCCCAGGTGGGTGGAGGCAGACACTCAGCAGCTCAAGCTGTGCCGCTCGCTCTCTGTGCAGTCTGGGCCAGGCCAGAGCAGTGATGAAAAACGTGGAGTCTCCACCAAAACAAGAACCCCCTACAAAAGGACAATAACCTTGTCTTCTAGCGAGGAAGAACCAAGCTATGCAACCACCACAAGGAAGGGCTTGGTTTCCAGCATTCCTAGATCCAAGAGCAAAAGCAGCCTGGTTCCAAGAACTAACTCTCTGGGTGAAAGTAATGGAAAGCTGCCATCCCCTGAGGAAGAGAAGGTGGCACAGTGCTGCTCCAAGAAATCCAGATTGCCTGTGCGAGCTCCTTCTGTCAAAATGGAGTCACCTCCTGAAGAAGTGTCTGGCAGCACATCTGAGCCAGGGACACCCACAAACGAGTTCGTGGCACTAGAACACCGCAAGCACACAGCCAAGTACCCAGCGAGCAGGGTGCAGATACTGATAGAGCCCGTGCTTACAGATGGTGAAAATGATGAtgaggaagaggcaggagctgaTCTGGGCACTCATGACAACATGGAAATAAGTGGAGAGCTACCTGAGGAAAAAACGTGTGAGTCCTCGGACAAGGCAGCACCTGGGGAACcagctggagggagaggagctgtgCAGGGAATGGACTCGGCTGTTTACTCAG CATACAGTAAACCTCATTTGATACCCCATCAGTTTCTTGAACCTGAAAGAATCAAAGAGCTGAGCCgatcctctcctctcctgttgTCTGAG ACTGAATCAGACACAGCTTCAGAAATCAGCTTCCAGTTTCACAAGCACAAAAAGACTCCCAGCACTGGCAGCCACTCGTCTGACATGGCATCTGTCTCCTCG GTGAGTGGCAGTGTGCTCAGTGTCTACAGTGGTGATTTTGGGAGTGTGGATGCCCAAGGGACTGTGGAGTTTGCTCTGGATTATGATGAGAAGAACCGGGAGTTCCAAGTTCATGTGTCCCAGTGCAAGGACTTGGCTGTTGTGGATGAGAAGAAAGGGAGATCTGACCC gtATGTTAAAACTTACCTGCTCCCAGATAAAGCTAGAATGGGTAAGAGGAAAACTTCAGTGAAGAAGAGGACAGTGAATCCCATTTACAATGAAGTGCTACGG tataaaatagagaaaatggTCTTGCTGATCCAAAAATTAAATCTCTCTGTTTGGCACAATGACCCACTGGGACGTAACAGTTTCTTGGGAGAGATTGAAATAGACTTGGCCAGCTGGGACTGGAGCAACAGGAGACTCAACTGGTACCCGCTGAAGCCCCGA AGCCTTTCTGCTGTTAACGGTGTGGATCATCGAGGAGTGATGAATTTGTCTATTAAGTATGTCCCTCCAGGAAGCCTAG GTCCCAAAAATCCTCCCTCTGGTGAAGTTCACATTTGGGTCAAAGATGTGAAGGATCTGCTACAGCTGCGTCCTTCTGGAGTTGACTCCTTTGTGAAGTG CTATGTGCTGCCAGACACCAGTAAGAAGAGTTACCAAAAGACCCGAGTGATAAAAAGAGACATAAACCCTGTTTTCAATCACACCATTGTGTATGATGGCTTTCACACAGAGGATCTAAAGGATGCTTGTGTTGAACTGACGGTGTGGGATCATGAAAAACTTACCAACCATTTCCTTGGAGGAATCAGGCTGGGCCTTGGGACAG